The genomic stretch GATGTGATTTCTGGATTCACATCGGGTGCAGTACATGTCACTGGaggactgtttccggttctacTGAAAACATCCTGAGGAAGTCCGCTTTGATTTCTAAGGTCGGCCAAATGCCCCAAATGTACCCTGACCCGACTGATTGTGACCACTTTGATGCTATTTGGTAGCCTGTGGCTGCTGACTCTGTCTTGAAGTCTGTTTTGTCTGCTTCCTTTTTTTGTCCGCATTCGGCCTCTGCTGAGCTGCCTTAATCATAAGGGCTCTATCCAATGCCTCTGTATACAGTGAATTATCAAAATTTGCAATCTTACTTGAAGATGTCCATCTAGTCCCTGGATAAAATCTAGCCAACTgattaaattcggcattgtaTTCTGTCACCGTGTTGTTGTTCTACTGAAGACTTAGAAAATCCTGTCGATGTGTCATCTGATATGATTATGGGAAGTATTGGCTCTCAAAAGCGCTAGCCTCTCTAAATTTTGCCCAAGTGAtgtgctgctcgcctataatcgagcactATGTATTCCACTAGATGTTGGCCTcgtcccgtaaatggtaagcaaccaactctgccttctcccacttggagcaagccatatagaagaaagtccacTCCAAagtctctatccaagactgaGCCACACTTGGATCGGTATCTCTGCAAAATAGCGTGAATCtgctcttcatcgactctgccaaatcTTGGATCTGAGCTTGTGCtgcaaccatatcagtagggtgaGTAGGGATCACTGCAGGAACTAGTGGAACCATTGGACTGGTACTACTAGTGGCATCGTTGGATAGGCCGGGGGAGGTACCCCTGGTGCTGCTGCATAAGTCCGGGCAGGTCCCGCTGGTGGCATTGCAGGGTCAATATGTGCAAGAGCGGTTGGAGGTACCATAGGTGGTGGTATCGGACAAGGAGCAACTGGTACTACTGGTGCGAGTGCCGAGTATGTAGTAGGCACAGGTGTAACTGGTGTTGCTGGTGCCGGATACGCCGTAGAAGGCACAAGTGGTGGTGGTGTCGTGTACATAGTTGCAGGAATTGGTGGTGGAGGGGCCGAGTATGTTGTAGATGGTGCTGCTGGTGGTACAATGGACACTGTAGGTGTGGGTAACTCCGGAGAAAGAACCGATGGGATCCGAGAGCCCGACAAGCCCACAGTACCAtgaggagtctgcccctgacTGACAGTCTCAATCCCAACAGACCTCTCTGGCGACTCTATCGCCAAAGATTCCAACGTCCTCTTACGTGGGTGTCCTATACCACATCTCGGCATGGGAACGCGTGTacctcgcctcatatctgtttAAATTTATTACCTCGGTATTAATACAAGTactaaaactataaaaataatcaTCATACTTATTTGCTATATGGAGATGTTTCATCGCTGCCAAGTCCCCAAATATAAACTTGTCTAAAAATACCTCAAAATTTCAAAACATAAAAATCGATGAAAATATGTATAAATCCGAAAATAATACCTAGATTGACTCACATAACCTAGGCTCTGATATcaaaaaaattgtcacgccccaagtagtcCCTAATAGAAGAAATTTCgataacatctcccctgtacgggtgacaatctgagacttACTAGATGCCATCAGGGCCACAcatacctcggccaacatggcCAGAACAATAACTATAAAATACAACAACAAACCACACAATTTATATTAAAACAACCTCCGAGTATCATCACAATAAAAAAGGAATCGAAAACAACAtctaaacttacctcttctgccgatCGACAGGCACGTAGCAAAACATAACAAATACAAATCCACCAAACAAGAAAAAACCCAACCAGGACAATACTTAAAGACAAACCACATAAAAATTTAGAGTGAAAAACTAATACAAGTCTGAAACATGGCTCTAAGAAAATAAACGGAAACCAAAACACAGAATCGAAAATCCTTTTGGCAttgggactagcaactggaacctcctgatggcttcaacctgaaataagaataatcaacggggtgagttcaagaactcagcggataccagatagacatgcataataagatataactaacagtaataatTACGCGGTATAATTTTCTTAACAataaaaggaaatgcaaactgaaaAAGGGCTATTGAAAGCtatactcaccaagacttcctatCTGAATGTAAAGGGTCGTCTACCAGATATAAAAtgtcacctgtatgcatgtcaaacatatgcaacccaaacaaatgcagcatccaaaatgcagcaatcacaaacaataaatgcaatctatgcATATGGTGCAAAAATGGcatgtgtcacccctgacgccagtcagccatctcacacgtgatggtgagaccgagtgggtagggctatgataactgtgcactctgccatcactgctacTGAGTAAATGAGTAgacaggatgttgtcggagtacacctatcctcctaccccaacatagtgggggagctcaatgctctcatctccctatatCATAGTCAAGGGGAGGGATCCTTGGCCGCTACACACTCCG from Zingiber officinale cultivar Zhangliang chromosome 5B, Zo_v1.1, whole genome shotgun sequence encodes the following:
- the LOC121986626 gene encoding proline-rich receptor-like protein kinase PERK2 codes for the protein MPRCGIGHPRKRTLESLAIESPERSVGIETVSQGQTPHGTVGLSGSRIPSVLSPELPTPTVSIVPPAAPSTTYSAPPPPIPATMYTTPPPLVPSTAYPAPATPVTPVPTTYSALAPVVPVAPCPIPPPMVPPTALAHIDPAMPPAGPARTYAAAPGVPPPAYPTMPLVVPVQWFH